In the Engystomops pustulosus chromosome 2, aEngPut4.maternal, whole genome shotgun sequence genome, one interval contains:
- the LOC140117146 gene encoding uncharacterized protein: protein MDQRSRMAESGFSLRRRLRSSRQRQQAPDDENSVPRTDRRPRRQQQTGRSRSPLRREAAPRSSGEISSAVPAPNSIRQQTTQPRRRRGQPRSRSPSRQESEEARSRRQPRSRPPSRQESEETRSRRQPRSRSPWLTHPESGRHRRQVDRVRSRSPHHPVHEAGRYRRQVDRVPIRSPRHLEPEAQVAPEPEPPVPPEPEAAPRPSEPEAPAPPELEPSTPREPEATTVPSVVISTSAPGPVVSSVPTAPARQEDEGPTTSGITTMQRPQNTRPRRGRAGRLERLQMMSYAPSDVANSSCIICMEDFIAEESVAKLPCSHHFHHGCIVRWIGENVSCPICRAHV from the exons ATGGACCAGCGATCCCGGATGGCAGAGTCAG GCTTTAGCCTGAGACGACGTCTCCGTTCGTCTAGGCAGCGACAGCAAGCGCCAGACGATGAGAACAGCGTACCGCGGACGGACCGCCGGCCACGCCGCCAACAACAAACAGGGCGCAGCCGTTCCCCACTCCGTCGAGAAGCAGCACCACGGAGTAGTGGGGAAATCTCCTCAGCAGTGCCCGCTCCTAACAGCATACGACAGCAGACGACCCAACCACGGCGCCGCAGAGGGCAACCACGCAGCCGCTCTCCAAGCCGACAAGAGTCTGAGGAAGCACGGAGCAGGCGCCAACCACGCAGCCGTCCTCCAAGTCGCCAAGAGTCTGAGGAAACACGGAGTAGGCGCCAACCTCGCAGCCGCTCTCCATGGCTTACACACCCCGAGTCGGGGCGCCACAGACGCCAGGTGGACAGAGTGCGCAGCCGCTCTCCACACCATCCGGTTCATGAGGCCGGGCGCTATAGACGCCAAGTGGATAGAGTACCCATCCGCTCTCCACGCCATCTAGAGCCTGAGGCACAAGTAGCACCAGAGCCTGAGCCACCAGTGccaccagagcctgaggcagcgcCAAGGCCATCAGAACCCGAGGCTCCAGCACCACCAGAGCTTGAGCCATCAACACCACGAGAGCCTGAGGCAACGACTGTGCCAAGTGTAGTCATATCAACTTCAGCGCCAGGCCCTGTAGTGTCATCTGTGCCTACTGCGCCAGCCAGGCAGGAAGACGAAGGCCCAACAACCAGTGGTATTACCACAATGCAGCGCCCCCAGAATACACGACCCCGGAGAGGGCGCGCTGGAAGATTGGAACGTCTGCAGATGATGAGCTACGCCCCAAGTGATGTTGCCAACTCATCCTGCATCATATGTATGGAAGATTTCATAGCAGAAGAGTCTGTagccaagctgccctgcagtcatcACTTCCACCATGGCTGCATCGTAAGATGGATTGGAGAAAACGTCAGCTGCCCAATCTGCAGAGCACATGTCTAA